One genomic region from Amycolatopsis sp. FBCC-B4732 encodes:
- a CDS encoding NF041680 family putative transposase, with translation MLRQEFYRCLTRRADALFELTEAVLCSDGPVRSIAELSLAGEHRRGHGSGYAALARGRVDIDRLRTALSEVSLPRAADGRLVLAVDVTCWLRPEAHTCPQRILCHTYGRGKDQHMMVPGWPYSVIVALESGRGSWTAPLDAVRLTPGDNAANVTARQIRDVVDRLVAAGHWQPGDPQILLVADAGYDGPRLAHVLADLPITVLVRMRTDRVLHRPVGPQPPATLSRPRRHGAEFAFGDPATWGEPDVVTDTTTRLYGPALIRAWDRLHPRLTHRIAWAGHGGPLPIIEGTVIRLQVERLPSGAIPKPVWLWHSRTGLGQAEVDLAWQAFLRRFDIEHTFRMLKQTLGWTTPKLRGPEAADRWTWLLLTAYTQLRLARDLTADLRRPWEKPRSSGRLTPARVRRGFRNLRPQLGCPASVPKPSRPGPGRPSGTPNHRPASRHDVHTVTSSNTRKPRRGKNAKSSNPRPRRTG, from the coding sequence CGTGGCCACGGCAGTGGCTATGCCGCGCTGGCGCGCGGACGTGTCGACATCGATCGGCTACGCACCGCGCTGAGCGAGGTCTCCCTGCCGCGTGCCGCGGACGGGCGGCTGGTGCTGGCGGTGGATGTGACCTGCTGGCTGCGTCCGGAAGCCCACACCTGCCCGCAGCGGATCCTGTGTCACACCTACGGACGCGGCAAAGACCAGCACATGATGGTCCCAGGCTGGCCCTACTCTGTGATCGTCGCGCTCGAGTCCGGGCGCGGTTCGTGGACCGCGCCGCTGGATGCGGTCCGGCTCACCCCCGGCGACAACGCGGCGAACGTGACCGCCCGGCAGATCCGTGATGTCGTGGACCGGCTGGTCGCGGCCGGGCACTGGCAACCAGGAGACCCGCAGATTCTGCTGGTCGCCGACGCCGGCTACGACGGCCCCCGCCTGGCGCACGTGCTGGCCGATCTCCCGATCACCGTGCTGGTGAGAATGCGCACCGACCGGGTCCTGCATCGCCCGGTCGGCCCGCAGCCACCGGCCACCCTGAGCAGACCCCGGCGCCACGGCGCCGAGTTCGCCTTCGGCGATCCAGCGACCTGGGGTGAGCCTGATGTCGTCACCGACACCACGACCCGGCTCTACGGTCCTGCGTTGATCCGGGCCTGGGACCGGCTGCACCCGCGGTTGACCCACCGCATCGCCTGGGCCGGCCACGGCGGCCCTCTGCCGATCATCGAAGGCACCGTGATCCGGCTGCAGGTCGAGCGCCTGCCTTCCGGCGCGATCCCGAAACCGGTGTGGCTCTGGCACTCCCGCACCGGCCTCGGTCAGGCCGAGGTCGATCTGGCCTGGCAGGCGTTCCTGCGCCGGTTCGACATCGAGCACACCTTCCGCATGCTCAAGCAAACCCTCGGCTGGACCACCCCGAAACTCCGTGGGCCCGAGGCGGCCGACCGCTGGACCTGGTTGCTGTTGACCGCTTACACCCAGCTGCGCCTTGCCCGTGATCTGACAGCGGATCTGCGCCGGCCCTGGGAGAAACCCCGATCATCCGGTCGGCTCACCCCGGCCAGGGTCCGCCGGGGGTTTCGGAACCTGCGTCCACAACTTGGCTGTCCGGCCAGTGTCCCGAAACCTTCACGACCCGGTCCCGGACGTCCCTCCGGAACGCCCAACCACCGGCCCGCGTCACGCCACGACGTCCACACCGTCACCAGCTCGAACACCCGAAAACCCAGACGCGGCAAGAACGCCAAGTCGAGCAACCCACGACCACGCCGAACAGGTTAA